Proteins from a genomic interval of Blastocatellia bacterium:
- a CDS encoding CehA/McbA family metallohydrolase, protein IRLDISYEYTHRGEGVTIDIGLFDPVGFRGWSGSNKSSFFISREAASPSYRAGELPPGRWRILLGVAHVREGLTSHYTVRIRTTTGRVERTDEMSAIPGVVLKKGPGWYRGDLHAHTGHSDGFCRNEGKQLVPCPVFRVAEAARARGLDFLAITDHNTTSHHAELASLQGYFTTLLLIRGQELTTYRGHANLYGTSEFVDFRLGMDGRTVNDLLDEAHRAGGLISINHPSFPTGEMCRGCGWQDTATTDFSRVDMVEVINGTRVEGPLSGIPFWQDRLNEGYRITAIGGGDDHRAGSGEQPENVMGVPTTVVFARELSEAAILAGLKAGHAYIRTRGPDGPHVELTAEDQQGRRFLMGDEMVVRPDETITLTIWVKDGGGQKIEIVKNGQMDGAAVPVTSSDFRTTVRIFASDRAWYRVTLRDDRGITAITNPIYIRLSKTTSARRESVLRDAAQTFRPATVSSLESMRRFLHNHRTQAFPSDVAPWRKRLFCTLEDTYGKVNIERWRPTGSAVDIHPLDPVAAGVRIPCASE, encoded by the coding sequence CGATCCGACTCGATATCTCCTACGAGTATACGCACCGGGGTGAGGGGGTCACAATTGATATCGGGCTCTTTGACCCCGTCGGGTTTCGCGGGTGGAGCGGAAGCAACAAGTCATCGTTCTTCATCTCGCGGGAAGCCGCGTCGCCGTCGTACCGGGCGGGTGAGCTGCCACCGGGACGCTGGAGGATCCTTTTGGGGGTCGCGCACGTTCGAGAGGGGTTGACTTCTCATTACACCGTGAGAATTCGCACGACGACAGGGCGGGTCGAAAGAACGGACGAGATGTCGGCGATTCCGGGTGTTGTCCTTAAGAAGGGACCGGGGTGGTATCGAGGCGATCTCCACGCTCACACCGGCCACAGCGATGGATTCTGTCGAAACGAAGGGAAGCAGCTCGTTCCCTGCCCAGTCTTTCGGGTGGCAGAGGCCGCTCGCGCTCGTGGACTCGATTTCCTCGCCATCACCGATCACAACACCACGAGCCACCATGCCGAATTAGCGAGCCTGCAGGGATATTTCACGACCTTGCTGCTCATTCGCGGGCAGGAACTGACGACGTACCGAGGCCACGCGAACCTCTACGGCACGAGCGAGTTCGTAGATTTCCGCCTGGGAATGGACGGACGAACGGTGAATGATCTCCTGGACGAAGCGCATCGGGCGGGTGGACTTATTTCCATCAACCATCCGAGCTTCCCAACGGGTGAGATGTGTCGGGGATGCGGCTGGCAGGATACGGCCACGACCGATTTCAGTCGTGTTGATATGGTCGAGGTCATCAACGGCACTCGCGTTGAAGGACCGCTGAGCGGAATCCCGTTCTGGCAGGACCGCTTGAACGAAGGCTATCGCATCACGGCCATCGGTGGTGGAGATGACCACCGCGCCGGAAGCGGCGAACAGCCGGAAAATGTCATGGGCGTCCCCACGACTGTCGTTTTCGCCCGCGAGCTTTCGGAAGCTGCCATCCTCGCTGGACTCAAGGCCGGCCACGCCTACATTCGCACACGAGGACCGGACGGGCCGCATGTCGAGCTGACGGCGGAAGACCAACAGGGTCGCCGGTTCCTCATGGGGGATGAAATGGTTGTCCGTCCCGATGAGACGATCACGCTTACGATTTGGGTGAAGGATGGAGGTGGACAAAAGATCGAGATTGTGAAAAATGGGCAGATGGATGGCGCAGCCGTGCCGGTGACATCCAGTGACTTTCGCACCACCGTTCGGATATTTGCCTCCGATCGCGCATGGTATCGAGTCACTCTCCGTGATGACCGAGGCATCACGGCAATCACTAATCCGATTTATATCCGACTTTCTAAGACGACGAGTGCACGAAGGGAAAGCGTCCTGCGAGACGCTGCGCAGACTTTCCGGCCTGCGACTGTATCCAGTCTTGAAAGCATGCGCCGGTTTTTGCACAACCACAGGACGCAAGCTTTCCCGTCCGACGTAGCACCGTGGAGGAAAAGACTGTTCTGCACTCTGGAGGATACCTATGGGAAGGTTAACATTGAGAGGTGGCGTCCGACTGGGTCTGCTGTGGACATTCATCCTCTCGATCCTGTGGCCGCCGGTGTTCGCATTCCCTGCGCCTCAGAGTGA